From the genome of Cydia strobilella chromosome 21, ilCydStro3.1, whole genome shotgun sequence, one region includes:
- the LOC134751178 gene encoding cytochrome c oxidase subunit 4 isoform 1, mitochondrial-like — translation MVMLKSRFSPAIRYARTITNRCRIGTRDVVGYGHNGGYNYKDDPHFPFPAIRFKENTRDIAALRQKECGDWKMLCCEEKKALYRASFCQTFSEFQHPTHHWKIVIGGGLFFVSWVFWHQMIYRHFIAEPNWPDSYSLESQMAQLRRMLEIRANPIDGLSSLWDYDNDCWKK, via the exons ATGGTAATGTTAAAATCCCGGTTTTCCCCGGCCATCCGGTACGCCAGGACTATAACCAATCGGTGCAGGATTGGGACCAGGGATGTAGTAGGGTATGGCCATAATGGGGGGTATAACTATAAAGATGACCCGCACTTTCCGTTCCCGGCGATTCGGTTTAAGGAGAACACTAGGGATATTGCG GCCCTCCGCCAAAAAGAGTGCGGCGACTGGAAGATGCTGTGCTGCGAAGAAAAGAAGGCGTTATACCGCGCGTCGTTTTGCCAGACCTTCTCGGAGTTCCAGCACCCCACGCACCACTGGAAGATCGTCATCGGCGGCGGCCTGTTCTTCGTGTCGTGGGTGTTCTGGCATCAGATGATATACCGCCACTTCA TCGCGGAGCCCAATTGGCCGGACTCCTATTCCCTGGAGTCGCAAATGGCGCAGCTTCGCCGCATGCTGGAGATACGCGCCAACCCGATCGACGGCTTGTCCTCTCTGTGGGATTACGACAACGACTGCTGGAAG AAATAA